A region from the Paenibacillus humicola genome encodes:
- a CDS encoding acyl-CoA thioesterase codes for MSTETGTPIWHLHPLRVRYQETDQMGVVYYANYLTWFEIGRTEFVRHFGTTYREIEAKGLLLPVVGAECSYLSPARYDDRVAVCTAIEECSPVRLAFRFEVRRIEEDGPLPDVWNGQEPPGDLLVRGGTRHVWVNGDWRPSRLDKGFPELYRLLRAAAEGRDGRLEGAADA; via the coding sequence ATGTCGACAGAAACGGGAACGCCCATCTGGCATCTGCATCCGCTGCGGGTCAGGTACCAGGAGACCGATCAAATGGGCGTTGTGTACTACGCCAATTATTTGACCTGGTTCGAGATCGGGCGGACGGAATTCGTCCGTCATTTCGGTACGACGTACAGGGAAATCGAAGCGAAGGGGCTGCTGCTGCCGGTCGTCGGCGCAGAGTGCAGCTATCTCTCTCCCGCGCGCTACGACGACCGGGTCGCGGTTTGTACCGCCATTGAGGAATGCTCGCCGGTACGGCTCGCTTTTCGCTTTGAAGTGAGGCGGATTGAAGAGGATGGGCCGCTGCCGGACGTTTGGAACGGCCAGGAGCCGCCCGGCGATCTGCTGGTCCGCGGCGGAACGCGCCACGTGTGGGTGAACGGGGACTGGCGTCCGTCGCGGCTGGATAAAGGCTTTCCGGAGCTGTACCGGCTGCTGCGGGCGGCCGCCGAAGGCCGGGACGGGCGGCTGGAGGGCGCCGCTGATGCTTAA
- the pyk gene encoding pyruvate kinase, giving the protein MRKTKIVCTIGPSSESLENTKKLINAGMNVARLNFSHGDFEEHGNRIKNIRQACGELGKTVAILLDTKGPEIRLGKLKEEPIELVQGETIAITTEDILGDRYRIPVTYSNLPADVKVGSTILIDDGLIGLTVEEVQGTEIICRIVNSGPIKSKKGVNVPGVHISLPGITEKDAGDIVFGIEQGIDFVAASFVRKASDVLEIRELLERHGAGHIQIISKIENQQGVDNLDEILEVSDGLMVARGDLGVEIPAEEVPLVQKMMIQKCNRAGKPVITATQMLDSMQRNPRPTRAEASDVANAIFDGTDAIMLSGETAAGKYPVESVMTMSRIAERAEAALEYREMFTKQANAQQTTVTEAISQAVANSALDLNAKAIITSTESGYTARMVSKYRPKSPVIAVTPVEQVMRRLALVWGVIPVKGTPAETTDDVFEIAVRGGIDSGIVKLGDTVIITAGVPVGRSGSTNLMKIHTIGELIAKGQGIGTQSATGKVVVARSPQEAAAKMTEGAILVTVSTDKEYMPAIEKASAVITEQGGVTSHAAIVALNLGIPVILGVQQALELLHDGMEVTVYAEIGVIYSGQAKVL; this is encoded by the coding sequence ATGCGCAAAACAAAAATTGTATGTACGATCGGTCCTTCCAGCGAGTCGCTGGAAAACACCAAGAAACTGATTAACGCCGGCATGAATGTCGCGCGCCTTAACTTTTCCCACGGCGATTTCGAGGAGCATGGCAACCGGATCAAAAACATCCGTCAAGCCTGCGGAGAGCTCGGCAAAACGGTTGCGATCCTGCTGGATACGAAAGGCCCGGAGATCCGCCTCGGCAAGCTGAAGGAAGAGCCGATCGAGCTCGTGCAGGGCGAAACAATCGCGATTACGACTGAGGATATATTGGGAGACCGCTATCGGATTCCGGTCACGTATTCCAACCTGCCGGCGGACGTCAAAGTCGGCTCGACGATCCTGATCGACGACGGCCTGATCGGGCTGACGGTCGAAGAGGTGCAGGGCACCGAGATCATCTGCCGCATCGTCAACAGCGGCCCGATCAAGAGCAAGAAAGGCGTCAACGTGCCTGGCGTTCATATCTCGCTCCCGGGCATAACGGAGAAGGATGCCGGCGACATCGTATTCGGCATTGAGCAGGGAATTGATTTCGTCGCCGCTTCGTTCGTCCGCAAGGCAAGCGACGTGCTCGAAATCCGCGAGCTGCTGGAGCGGCACGGCGCGGGTCATATCCAGATCATTTCCAAAATTGAAAACCAGCAGGGCGTGGACAATCTCGATGAAATTCTCGAGGTTTCCGACGGCCTGATGGTTGCGCGCGGCGACCTCGGCGTCGAAATTCCGGCCGAGGAAGTGCCGCTCGTGCAGAAAATGATGATTCAGAAATGCAACCGCGCCGGCAAACCGGTCATTACGGCGACGCAAATGCTCGATTCGATGCAGCGCAATCCGCGCCCGACGCGCGCCGAGGCAAGCGACGTGGCGAACGCGATTTTCGACGGGACGGACGCCATCATGCTGTCCGGCGAAACGGCGGCGGGCAAATATCCGGTGGAGTCGGTGATGACGATGTCCCGGATCGCCGAGCGGGCCGAAGCTGCGCTCGAATACCGCGAAATGTTCACGAAGCAGGCGAACGCGCAGCAGACGACCGTGACCGAGGCGATCAGCCAGGCGGTCGCCAACTCCGCGCTCGACTTGAACGCGAAAGCGATCATTACGTCGACGGAAAGCGGCTATACGGCGCGGATGGTTTCGAAGTACCGCCCGAAATCGCCGGTTATTGCCGTGACGCCGGTCGAGCAGGTGATGCGCCGCCTTGCGCTCGTCTGGGGCGTTATTCCGGTGAAAGGGACGCCGGCGGAAACGACGGACGACGTATTCGAAATCGCCGTGCGCGGCGGCATCGACTCCGGAATCGTCAAGCTTGGCGATACGGTCATCATTACGGCCGGCGTGCCGGTCGGCCGTTCCGGCTCGACGAACCTGATGAAAATCCATACGATCGGCGAGCTGATTGCCAAAGGCCAGGGGATCGGCACGCAGAGCGCGACGGGCAAGGTCGTCGTCGCCCGCAGCCCGCAGGAAGCGGCCGCCAAGATGACGGAAGGCGCGATTCTCGTCACCGTTTCAACGGACAAGGAGTACATGCCCGCGATCGAGAAAGCGTCCGCGGTCATTACCGAGCAGGGCGGCGTAACGAGTCACGCGGCCATCGTGGCGCTTAACCTCGGCATCCCGGTCATTCTCGGCGTTCAACAGGCGCTCGAGCTGCTGCACGACGGCATGGAAGTGACGGTGTACGCGGAGATCGGCGTCATCTATTCGGGTCAGGCGAAGGTGCTTTAA
- a CDS encoding DNA polymerase III subunit alpha, which produces MSGGTEFVHLHVHSEYSLLDGAARIRDLTARAAELGMKALALTDHGVMYGAIPFYKACRERGIKPIIGCEVYLTTGSRFDKGPRRDSPIYHLILLAKNEAGYRNLMRLCTIGHLEGFHYKPRIDLEALAEHSEGLVCLSSCLKGEISQHLLHERTEAARASAMRYRSIFGGDFYLELQDHGMLDQKKVAQGMVALSRETGIPLAATNDVHYLRPEDAAMQDVLICIGTGKTTEDEGRMKMLTDQLYLKSGDEMAGLFRHAPEAVANTAEIADKCELELTFGRALLPKFGPIPSGMESTGYLEALCREGLEARYAGKPEWSEGSEFRRLAEERLAYELGVIETMGFSDYFLIVWDFIRFAHEQGIRTGPGRGSSAGSLVAYTLRITDVDPLKYKLLFERFLNPERVTMPDIDIDFNDERRDEVIAYVSAKYGEEHVAQIITFGTMAARAAVRDVGRAMAVPFAEVDRAAKLVPHQLGITLEGALAGSAELRETAERQPKTRAMLEMAAKVEGMPRHASTHAAGVVISGEPLTHYVPLQAGTERTPLTQYSMEHLEAVGLLKMDFLGLRTLSILERTLSWIKRQQGITVDFRHISDDDPATYEMLGRGDTTGIFQLESAGMRRVLRELKPTQFEDIVSVVALYRPGPMEFIPNFIRYKHGIEKVEYPHPSLEPILSDTYGIIVYQEQIMQIASQMAGFSLGEADLLRRAVSKKKREVLDEERAHFVAGSLKMGYSREEADRVYDMIVRFADYGFPRAHAAAYGVLAFQTAWLKANHPVPFMAAMLASVTGNQRKTAEYVDECRRMGIEVLPPDVNESGVTFTPVNAAVRFGLAAIKNVGTQAIESLQKERAERPFDSLLDLCRRVDLRVVNKRVLESLVLAGACDAFGAHRAQLVAALDETVEAAAKWRKEREELQIELFGFDEVQNWDVELPDVQPFTTGQLLALERELLGLYLSGHPLDDFEAELAQLPLDRLVDLAEAPEGGPAVVAGMIVGAKPLTTRKGQAMAFLELEDRILRVEAVAFPSVWKRHADALAPGGLAVVLATVQHQDDDYKLIVDDVVPLAGGSRAGLADQVRRLERQARARAGRAAAAAGSAGARPAPERGLPPDAAVRAPAGGAAPGARPVEAAAGALSAGGGQPQPLRGGRRAEAAQQAPAAPGRAAAPPRPGRASAGVESGRRRQRVYVKIAAGRESPEALERLKELLAGSAGPLETVLFYEGRQQTVALSDAFRVKPSPRLIAEIEAIFGKGAAVVK; this is translated from the coding sequence ATGAGCGGCGGAACCGAATTCGTGCACCTGCACGTCCACAGCGAATACAGCCTGCTCGACGGCGCGGCGCGCATCCGCGATTTGACGGCCCGGGCGGCGGAGCTCGGGATGAAGGCGCTGGCGCTGACCGATCACGGCGTCATGTACGGCGCGATTCCGTTTTATAAAGCGTGCCGGGAGCGGGGAATCAAGCCGATTATCGGCTGCGAGGTTTATTTGACGACCGGTTCGCGCTTTGACAAAGGCCCGCGCCGGGACAGCCCGATCTATCATCTGATTCTGCTTGCCAAAAACGAGGCCGGCTACCGGAACCTGATGCGGCTGTGTACAATCGGCCATCTGGAGGGCTTTCATTATAAACCGCGCATCGATCTCGAAGCGCTGGCGGAGCACTCGGAGGGGCTCGTCTGCCTGAGCTCGTGCCTGAAGGGCGAAATATCGCAGCACCTGCTGCACGAACGGACGGAAGCGGCGCGCGCTTCGGCGATGCGCTACCGCTCGATTTTCGGCGGGGACTTCTATCTGGAGCTCCAGGATCACGGGATGCTCGACCAGAAGAAGGTCGCGCAGGGGATGGTCGCTTTGTCCCGTGAAACGGGCATCCCGCTTGCGGCAACGAACGACGTGCATTATTTGCGCCCGGAGGACGCCGCCATGCAGGATGTGCTCATCTGCATCGGCACCGGCAAAACAACCGAGGACGAAGGCCGGATGAAAATGCTGACCGACCAATTGTACCTGAAGTCCGGAGACGAAATGGCGGGCTTGTTTCGCCATGCGCCGGAGGCGGTCGCAAATACGGCGGAAATCGCGGACAAATGCGAGCTGGAGCTGACGTTCGGCCGCGCCCTGCTGCCGAAATTCGGCCCGATCCCAAGCGGCATGGAGTCGACCGGCTATTTGGAAGCGCTGTGCCGGGAAGGGCTTGAAGCCCGGTACGCGGGAAAGCCGGAATGGTCCGAGGGATCGGAATTCCGCCGTCTGGCGGAGGAACGGCTCGCTTACGAGCTGGGCGTGATCGAGACAATGGGTTTCAGCGATTATTTTCTGATCGTGTGGGATTTTATCCGCTTCGCGCATGAGCAGGGCATCCGGACCGGCCCCGGGCGGGGCTCCTCGGCGGGCAGCCTGGTCGCGTATACGCTGCGGATCACCGACGTCGATCCGCTCAAATACAAGCTGCTGTTCGAGCGCTTCCTCAATCCGGAGCGGGTGACGATGCCCGATATCGACATCGATTTTAACGACGAGCGGCGCGACGAGGTGATCGCGTACGTCTCGGCCAAATACGGCGAGGAGCATGTCGCCCAAATTATCACGTTCGGCACGATGGCGGCGCGCGCGGCCGTGCGCGACGTCGGCCGTGCGATGGCGGTGCCGTTCGCGGAGGTCGACCGCGCCGCCAAGCTCGTGCCGCATCAGCTCGGCATCACGCTGGAAGGCGCGCTTGCCGGCAGCGCCGAGCTGCGCGAGACGGCGGAGCGGCAGCCGAAGACGCGCGCGATGCTCGAGATGGCGGCCAAGGTCGAGGGCATGCCGCGGCACGCCTCGACCCACGCAGCCGGCGTCGTCATTTCCGGAGAGCCGCTGACGCATTACGTGCCGCTGCAGGCGGGGACGGAACGGACGCCGCTGACGCAGTATTCCATGGAGCATCTGGAGGCGGTCGGCCTCCTGAAGATGGATTTTCTCGGGCTGCGCACGCTGTCGATCCTGGAACGGACGCTGTCGTGGATCAAGCGCCAGCAGGGAATTACGGTCGATTTCCGACATATTTCGGATGACGATCCGGCTACGTATGAGATGCTCGGAAGAGGGGATACAACCGGTATTTTCCAGCTGGAATCGGCCGGCATGCGCCGCGTGCTGCGCGAGCTGAAGCCGACGCAGTTCGAGGATATCGTCTCGGTTGTGGCGCTGTACCGGCCGGGTCCGATGGAGTTTATCCCCAATTTCATCCGGTACAAGCACGGGATCGAAAAGGTGGAGTATCCGCATCCTTCGCTGGAGCCGATTTTGTCCGATACGTACGGCATCATCGTCTACCAGGAGCAGATCATGCAGATCGCGTCGCAGATGGCCGGCTTTTCGCTCGGGGAAGCGGACCTGCTGCGCCGCGCCGTCTCCAAGAAGAAGCGCGAGGTGCTGGACGAAGAGCGGGCGCATTTCGTGGCGGGAAGTCTGAAAATGGGTTATTCGCGGGAGGAAGCGGACCGCGTTTACGATATGATCGTGCGGTTCGCCGACTACGGCTTTCCGCGCGCGCATGCGGCGGCTTACGGCGTGCTGGCGTTCCAGACGGCTTGGCTGAAGGCGAACCATCCCGTGCCGTTCATGGCCGCGATGCTCGCGTCGGTGACGGGGAATCAGCGCAAGACGGCCGAATACGTCGACGAATGCCGGCGCATGGGCATCGAGGTGCTGCCCCCGGACGTGAACGAGAGCGGTGTGACGTTTACGCCCGTTAACGCTGCGGTCCGCTTCGGGCTGGCCGCCATCAAGAACGTCGGCACGCAGGCGATCGAATCGCTGCAGAAGGAGCGCGCCGAGCGGCCCTTCGACAGCCTGCTCGACCTGTGCCGGCGCGTCGACCTGCGCGTCGTTAACAAGCGGGTGCTCGAATCGCTCGTGCTGGCAGGCGCCTGCGACGCGTTCGGCGCGCATCGCGCGCAGCTGGTCGCCGCGCTGGACGAGACCGTCGAGGCGGCGGCGAAATGGCGCAAGGAGCGCGAGGAGCTGCAAATCGAGCTGTTCGGCTTCGACGAGGTGCAGAACTGGGACGTCGAGCTGCCGGACGTGCAGCCGTTCACGACGGGGCAGCTGCTTGCGCTGGAGCGGGAGCTGCTCGGCCTCTATTTGTCCGGGCATCCGCTGGACGATTTCGAGGCGGAGCTTGCGCAGCTGCCGCTCGACCGGCTCGTCGACCTGGCGGAAGCGCCGGAGGGCGGACCGGCCGTCGTGGCCGGCATGATCGTCGGCGCGAAGCCGCTGACGACGCGCAAAGGCCAGGCGATGGCGTTTCTCGAGCTGGAGGATCGTATCCTGCGCGTCGAGGCGGTCGCGTTCCCGTCCGTCTGGAAGCGGCACGCGGACGCGCTCGCGCCCGGCGGCCTCGCCGTCGTGCTGGCGACGGTGCAGCATCAGGACGACGATTACAAGCTGATCGTCGACGACGTCGTCCCGCTCGCCGGCGGAAGCCGGGCCGGGCTGGCGGATCAGGTCCGGCGGCTGGAGCGCCAGGCGCGCGCCAGAGCGGGGCGCGCCGCGGCTGCCGCCGGCTCCGCCGGAGCGCGGCCGGCGCCGGAGCGCGGGCTGCCGCCGGACGCCGCCGTACGCGCTCCGGCAGGCGGGGCGGCGCCCGGCGCGCGGCCCGTCGAAGCCGCCGCCGGCGCGCTCTCGGCCGGCGGCGGGCAGCCGCAGCCGCTCCGCGGCGGCCGCCGCGCGGAAGCGGCGCAGCAGGCGCCGGCCGCGCCCGGCCGCGCCGCCGCGCCGCCGCGCCCGGGCCGGGCGTCTGCGGGCGTCGAGAGCGGACGCCGCCGCCAGCGCGTCTACGTCAAGATCGCCGCCGGCCGCGAATCGCCGGAGGCGCTCGAGCGGCTGAAGGAGCTGCTCGCCGGAAGCGCCGGTCCGCTGGAGACGGTGCTGTTCTACGAAGGCCGCCAGCAGACGGTCGCGCTGAGCGATGCGTTTCGCGTCAAGCCGTCGCCGCGGCTGATCGCCGAAATCGAAGCGATCTTCGGCAAAGGCGCGGCCGTCGTCAAATAA
- a CDS encoding glutamate decarboxylase: MWTVIYIAPTAKIAETIRNRLTQEGFLVKIRPINVSKQQYEILVPSGELEEVQEVLNNILNSQRSY, encoded by the coding sequence ATGTGGACGGTCATATATATCGCACCTACGGCAAAAATCGCGGAGACCATCAGAAACAGGCTGACGCAGGAAGGTTTTCTCGTCAAAATCCGCCCGATTAACGTTTCCAAGCAGCAGTATGAGATTTTGGTTCCGTCCGGCGAATTGGAAGAAGTGCAGGAAGTGCTGAACAACATTTTGAATTCGCAGCGATCCTATTGA
- a CDS encoding acetyl-CoA carboxylase carboxyltransferase subunit alpha produces MAVDLPFEKPLSELRKKIDELRKLGQESGIDFSEEIARLEERCRKLQDDLYSELTPAQKMHLARHHQRPTTLDYIQAIFTDFIELHGDRLFADDLAIVGGLAKLNGLPVTVIGHQRGKDTKDNIARFFGSPHPEGFRKALRLMQQANKFGRPIVTFIDTKGAYPGNTAEERGISESIARNLREMATFGVPIVCVVIGEGGSGGALALGVGNRVLMLENAIYSAISPNGAASILWKDASRADEAAAVMKITAADMVEFGIVEEIVPEPQGGAHRDLAAQAETMKEAIRRHIGELSKLTPGELIRDRYDKFRRIGRIREPERPRELPAERQEEGPQPQQLSDTPESAEAQV; encoded by the coding sequence ATGGCGGTTGATCTGCCGTTCGAAAAGCCGCTCAGCGAGCTGCGCAAAAAGATCGACGAGCTTCGCAAGCTCGGCCAGGAATCCGGGATCGATTTTTCCGAGGAAATCGCCCGTTTGGAGGAACGGTGCAGGAAGCTCCAGGACGATTTGTACAGCGAGCTGACGCCGGCGCAGAAAATGCATCTGGCGCGCCATCACCAGCGTCCGACCACGCTCGATTACATTCAGGCGATTTTCACCGATTTCATCGAACTGCACGGCGACCGCCTGTTTGCCGACGATCTGGCGATCGTGGGCGGACTGGCCAAGCTGAACGGGCTTCCGGTGACGGTGATCGGCCATCAGCGGGGAAAGGATACGAAGGACAACATCGCCCGTTTCTTCGGCAGCCCGCATCCGGAAGGCTTCCGCAAAGCACTTCGGCTTATGCAGCAGGCGAACAAATTCGGCCGCCCGATCGTGACGTTCATCGATACGAAGGGCGCTTATCCCGGCAACACGGCGGAGGAACGCGGCATATCCGAATCGATCGCCCGCAACCTGCGGGAAATGGCGACGTTCGGCGTGCCGATCGTCTGCGTCGTGATCGGCGAGGGCGGCAGCGGCGGAGCGCTGGCGCTTGGCGTCGGCAACCGCGTGCTGATGCTGGAGAACGCGATTTATTCCGCCATTTCGCCGAACGGCGCCGCCTCGATATTGTGGAAGGACGCCTCCCGCGCCGACGAAGCGGCGGCGGTCATGAAAATTACGGCGGCCGACATGGTCGAGTTCGGCATCGTGGAGGAGATCGTGCCGGAGCCGCAGGGCGGCGCGCACCGCGATTTGGCCGCGCAGGCGGAGACGATGAAGGAAGCGATCCGCCGCCATATCGGCGAGCTGTCGAAGCTGACGCCGGGGGAGCTGATCCGGGACCGCTACGACAAATTCCGCCGCATCGGCCGCATCCGCGAGCCGGAGCGTCCTCGGGAGCTGCCTGCCGAGCGGCAGGAGGAAGGCCCGCAGCCCCAGCAACTTTCCGATACGCCCGAATCCGCCGAGGCGCAAGTCTAG
- a CDS encoding DRTGG domain-containing protein, which translates to MQYIAQLKIGTKLSVRTMADELGVSEGTAYKAIKEAEALGLVSTKERIGTVRIERKQREQLDRLTFAEVTDIVEGELFGGADGLGKTLHKFVIGAMELDAMVRYIDAGSLLIVGNREGAHRCALEQGAGVLITGGFGTSADVKRLADERGLPIISSRHDTFTVATMINRAMFDRLIKQKIMLVEDIVTYSRPVETMRLGETAADFRKLSMRTGGTRFPVLDERGRVVGMMTAKDADGEPDGQPVERLMTRRPITAAPNIPIASAAHTMAAEGIDLLPIVDKNRKLLAAISRGEVLEALRYAGKRQESGETFEDLIAAGFGKRQDTEGAAWIYRGKITPQMSGTLGTISEGVMVTLMTQAARGLIRELGKRDHVIESLTTYFVRPLQLESEMSVVPKLLEMSRRSAKLEVELADASGLAAKAMLTVQLIDPF; encoded by the coding sequence ATGCAATACATCGCCCAGCTGAAAATCGGAACGAAGCTGTCGGTACGGACGATGGCGGACGAGCTCGGCGTGAGCGAGGGAACGGCGTACAAAGCGATCAAGGAGGCGGAGGCGCTCGGCCTCGTCAGCACGAAGGAACGGATCGGGACGGTCCGGATCGAGCGCAAGCAGCGCGAGCAGCTGGACCGGCTGACGTTCGCGGAGGTGACCGACATCGTCGAAGGCGAGCTGTTCGGCGGCGCGGACGGGCTGGGCAAAACGCTGCATAAATTCGTCATCGGCGCGATGGAGCTGGACGCGATGGTGCGCTACATCGATGCGGGCAGCCTGCTGATCGTCGGCAACCGCGAAGGGGCCCACCGGTGCGCGCTCGAGCAGGGGGCGGGGGTGCTCATTACGGGTGGCTTCGGCACGAGCGCCGACGTGAAGCGGCTGGCGGACGAGCGCGGCCTGCCGATAATCTCGTCCCGGCACGATACGTTTACGGTTGCGACGATGATCAACCGGGCGATGTTCGACCGGCTGATCAAGCAGAAAATTATGCTGGTCGAGGATATCGTGACGTACAGCAGACCGGTGGAGACGATGCGCCTCGGCGAGACGGCCGCCGATTTCCGCAAGCTTTCGATGCGTACGGGCGGCACCCGCTTTCCGGTGCTTGACGAGCGCGGACGGGTCGTCGGCATGATGACCGCCAAAGACGCGGACGGCGAGCCGGACGGGCAGCCGGTGGAGCGGCTGATGACGCGCCGGCCGATTACGGCGGCCCCGAATATTCCGATCGCGTCGGCGGCGCATACGATGGCGGCCGAAGGCATCGACCTGCTGCCGATCGTCGACAAGAACCGCAAGCTGCTCGCGGCGATCAGCCGGGGCGAAGTGCTCGAAGCGCTCCGCTACGCCGGCAAGCGGCAGGAGTCGGGCGAAACGTTCGAGGATTTGATTGCCGCCGGCTTCGGGAAAAGGCAGGATACGGAGGGCGCGGCCTGGATATACCGGGGGAAAATCACGCCGCAGATGTCCGGCACGCTCGGCACGATTTCCGAAGGCGTCATGGTGACGCTGATGACGCAGGCGGCGAGAGGGCTGATCCGCGAGCTCGGCAAGCGGGACCACGTGATCGAAAGCCTGACGACCTATTTCGTAAGGCCGCTGCAGCTGGAAAGCGAAATGTCGGTCGTACCGAAGCTGTTGGAAATGAGCCGCAGAAGCGCGAAGCTCGAAGTCGAGCTGGCCGATGCCAGCGGTCTGGCCGCCAAGGCGATGCTGACCGTTCAGCTGATCGACCCGTTTTAG
- a CDS encoding phosphatidylglycerophosphatase A, translating to MSLDVEQWLLRRGVSTSDVAEIVYSLQRPYNPDLTVEECNDSVLAVLGKREVQYVLFTGIALDELAERKELPQPLQAIMEADESLYGVDETLALGITNVYGMIGLTSFGYLDKVKPGIIRKLNEKGKHVHVFLDDLVAGLAAAASARIAHQDPKANRYGCSG from the coding sequence GTGTCTCTGGATGTGGAACAATGGCTGCTAAGACGCGGCGTATCGACAAGCGACGTGGCGGAAATCGTCTATTCGCTGCAGCGTCCCTATAATCCGGATCTGACGGTCGAGGAATGCAATGACAGCGTGCTGGCCGTACTCGGCAAGCGTGAGGTCCAATACGTGCTGTTCACGGGCATCGCCCTCGACGAGCTGGCCGAACGCAAAGAGCTGCCGCAGCCGCTTCAGGCGATCATGGAAGCGGACGAATCGCTGTACGGCGTCGACGAGACGCTGGCGCTCGGCATTACGAACGTCTACGGCATGATCGGGCTTACCAGCTTCGGTTATTTGGACAAAGTCAAGCCCGGAATCATCCGCAAGCTGAACGAGAAAGGCAAGCATGTGCACGTGTTCCTCGACGATCTGGTCGCCGGCCTTGCGGCGGCGGCGTCGGCGAGGATCGCCCACCAGGATCCGAAGGCGAACCGCTACGGCTGCTCCGGCTGA
- a CDS encoding YtpI family protein — MVTALHWVLLILICLLSVGSVYFSFKSRRLSDARLRGLNAARMNICMGFMLVLIALFFMLAYSGSTLKVIVGALFIVLGLFNLFAGLRNHSVYRSMKM, encoded by the coding sequence ATGGTTACCGCGCTGCACTGGGTGCTGCTCATTCTGATCTGCCTGCTTTCGGTCGGGTCGGTCTATTTCAGCTTCAAATCCCGCCGGTTGTCCGACGCGCGCCTGCGCGGCCTGAACGCCGCCCGGATGAACATCTGCATGGGCTTCATGCTCGTGCTCATCGCCCTCTTCTTCATGCTCGCGTACAGCGGTTCGACGCTGAAGGTCATCGTCGGCGCGCTGTTTATCGTGCTCGGGCTGTTCAACCTGTTTGCGGGGCTGCGCAATCACAGCGTTTACCGCTCGATGAAAATGTAG
- a CDS encoding YtrH family sporulation protein, producing the protein MDSYVSRAALDFFIAFGVVFGGSMLAGIGSVFFLLPPAAVMLQTASQLKIWALVAAVGGSIDPLRVIESNIIEGHLYPVAVQVALMLCAFLGAHIGTELIRWLCRGAA; encoded by the coding sequence ATCGATTCCTATGTATCCAGGGCGGCTCTCGATTTCTTCATCGCCTTCGGCGTCGTGTTCGGCGGCTCGATGCTGGCCGGCATCGGCTCGGTCTTCTTCCTGCTGCCGCCCGCGGCCGTCATGCTGCAAACCGCGTCGCAGCTGAAAATATGGGCATTGGTCGCGGCCGTCGGCGGCTCCATCGATCCGCTGCGCGTCATCGAAAGCAACATTATCGAGGGTCATTTGTACCCCGTCGCGGTGCAGGTCGCCCTCATGCTGTGCGCCTTTCTCGGCGCGCATATAGGCACCGAGCTGATCCGCTGGCTGTGCCGAGGGGCGGCGTAA
- the accD gene encoding acetyl-CoA carboxylase, carboxyltransferase subunit beta yields the protein MFKDLFHKKKYATIPSGQPRPKPDIPEGLMSKCPKCGNIQFSKEIEKNLKVCPECGHHFRLNARERIALTLDDGKLIEYDAEMESEDPLGFPDYAAKLERQKKALNMRDAVVTGEGTIGGFPVVVAVMSFDFFAGSMGSVVGEKITRAIEQAHAKKLPMIIFSTSGGARMQESILSLMQMAKTSAALAHFQGGGGLFISVLTDPTTGGVSASFAMLGDYNLAEPGALVGFAGRVVIEQTIRQKLPDNFQTAEFNLQHGQLDKVVHRKELKAMLAKLLDMHAVKGEVTYGG from the coding sequence GTGTTCAAGGACTTATTTCATAAAAAGAAATACGCGACGATTCCTTCCGGGCAGCCTCGTCCGAAGCCGGACATTCCCGAAGGCCTGATGTCGAAATGCCCGAAATGCGGCAATATTCAATTCAGCAAGGAAATCGAGAAAAATTTGAAGGTTTGTCCGGAGTGCGGCCATCATTTCCGGCTGAACGCGCGGGAGCGGATCGCGCTTACGCTCGACGACGGCAAACTGATCGAATACGACGCCGAGATGGAGTCGGAAGACCCGCTCGGCTTTCCTGATTATGCGGCCAAGCTGGAGCGCCAGAAGAAGGCGCTCAATATGCGCGACGCGGTCGTGACGGGCGAAGGGACGATCGGCGGTTTTCCGGTTGTCGTCGCCGTCATGAGCTTCGATTTTTTCGCGGGAAGCATGGGGTCGGTCGTCGGGGAGAAAATTACGCGCGCGATCGAACAAGCCCACGCCAAAAAGCTTCCGATGATCATCTTCTCGACCTCGGGCGGCGCGCGGATGCAGGAAAGCATTCTCAGCCTGATGCAGATGGCCAAAACGAGCGCTGCGCTCGCTCATTTCCAGGGCGGCGGCGGTTTGTTCATCTCCGTGCTGACCGATCCGACGACCGGCGGCGTTTCCGCCAGCTTTGCGATGCTTGGCGACTACAATCTGGCCGAGCCCGGGGCGCTGGTCGGCTTTGCCGGGCGCGTCGTGATCGAGCAGACGATCCGCCAGAAGCTGCCGGACAATTTCCAGACCGCGGAGTTCAATCTCCAGCACGGCCAGCTCGACAAGGTCGTGCACCGCAAGGAATTGAAGGCCATGCTGGCCAAGCTGCTCGACATGCACGCCGTAAAGGGGGAGGTTACGTATGGCGGTTGA